From the genome of Halomonas sp. I5-271120, one region includes:
- the recC gene encoding exodeoxyribonuclease V subunit gamma produces MPLRLSQGSELSPGFMVIHGNRLETLRDLAVEWLRTHPLGPLEDEVILVQSNGISQWLKLALAADPPAGAGIAAAMDVTLPARYLWQAYRAVLGNEAVPPSSPLDKPRLIWRLMRLLPELVDDETFAPLARFLADDDDLRKRHQLAERLADLFDQYQVYRADWLAAWAEGRDELIDARGQARPLAEDQCWQPALWRRLRDDISQGLGENGLATSRAWVHTRFLEACRELTPEALNKETRPAGLPRRVVVFGISSLPRQTLEALAAVSKVTQVLLCVHNPCRHYWADIIEHKDLLRAARRRQRHRPGMPLELDDTQLHLHAQPLLAAWGKQGRDYLRLLDEFDDQDAYRALFDAEALRIDLFDSPADGETTGLLQQLQDDILELRPPQETRDTWPAVDPALDRSLRFHVAHSALREVEILHDQLLAAFDADPTLRPRDVLVMVPDIDTYAAAVQAVFGRLPQDDPRHIPFTLSDQTSRHRQPLLVALEALLHLPESRLTVSDLLDLLEVPALRGRFGLTADDLPVLRRWIEGAGIRWGLNAEQRARLDLPGGLTANTWAFGLRRLMLGYAVGQSTDNESAGGPWHDIEPYGDIGGLEAALAGPLMDLLDALEAQWRALSEPADVATWCRRLRGLLSDCFAAEDEADLATLNRLGELLEDWQETTEDAGLTEALPLSVVREHWLGQLDEANLSQRFLAGAVNVATLMPMRAIPFRHVCLLGMNDGEYPRVQRPLDIDLMGHDYRPGDRSRREDDRYLFLEALLSARDSLMISWVGRSIHDNEPCPPSVLLGQLRDHLAAGWKLAGAEEGDATGQALVDALTTEHPLQPFSRHYFTGERGLYTYAHEWRAIHAGHSSPETAVDGELPPMEIDTALPLARLSGFLKDPVKAFFTTRLGVYLEREALESPDHEPFALDGLDHWQLQQALIEAGRRAVDASEPPTPAIHDTLERLEREGRLAMGGFAELMREQLVEPLDKVLGDYADQLEAWPYAWETPAAVSLTLDTGEDPLSTDPLRVEDWLDGLRENADGERCRLVLMTSSLVNKGKYNWKHWLAPWVAHLAGQLALGPMTTVLLSRAGGGTLAPLDAGTARKHLEAVARAWRAGMTAPLPLARDTAFAWHEKGGDENALARVFGGDEKKAEEADFKAWKAAVQVFEGNDYTPGERDRDPYLARQWRDLASLVRHQTSGQHFTELTNALYAPLHDAVKAKGSGDKKNEKNGSKGQGGKA; encoded by the coding sequence ATGCCCCTCCGTCTCTCCCAGGGATCCGAGCTCAGCCCCGGCTTCATGGTGATCCACGGCAATCGCCTGGAAACGCTGCGCGACCTGGCGGTGGAATGGCTGCGGACCCATCCGCTGGGGCCGCTGGAAGACGAAGTGATTCTGGTGCAGAGCAACGGCATCAGCCAGTGGCTGAAGCTGGCGCTGGCCGCCGACCCGCCCGCCGGCGCCGGCATCGCCGCGGCGATGGATGTCACCCTGCCAGCCCGCTACCTGTGGCAGGCCTACCGCGCAGTGCTGGGCAATGAAGCCGTGCCGCCGTCATCACCCTTGGACAAGCCGCGCCTTATCTGGCGACTGATGCGTCTGCTGCCGGAGTTGGTGGATGACGAGACCTTCGCCCCGCTGGCGCGCTTTCTGGCCGACGACGATGACCTGCGCAAGCGCCATCAGCTCGCCGAGCGCCTGGCCGACCTGTTCGACCAGTACCAGGTCTACCGCGCCGACTGGCTGGCCGCCTGGGCCGAGGGCCGCGACGAGCTGATCGATGCCCGCGGCCAGGCCCGGCCGCTCGCCGAGGACCAGTGCTGGCAACCGGCGCTGTGGCGGCGGCTGCGCGACGACATTTCTCAAGGACTGGGCGAAAACGGCCTGGCCACCAGCCGTGCCTGGGTACACACCCGCTTCCTTGAGGCCTGCCGCGAACTGACGCCCGAAGCCCTGAACAAAGAGACGCGACCGGCCGGACTACCGCGCCGGGTAGTGGTATTCGGCATCTCCTCGCTGCCCCGCCAAACGCTGGAGGCGCTAGCCGCGGTGTCGAAGGTCACCCAGGTGCTGCTATGCGTGCACAACCCCTGCCGCCACTACTGGGCAGACATCATCGAGCACAAGGACCTCTTGCGGGCCGCCCGTCGGCGCCAGCGTCATCGCCCCGGCATGCCGCTCGAACTCGATGACACCCAGCTGCACCTGCACGCCCAACCGCTGCTGGCCGCATGGGGCAAGCAGGGCCGCGACTACCTGCGCCTACTCGATGAGTTCGACGACCAGGACGCCTACCGGGCGCTGTTCGATGCCGAGGCGCTGCGCATCGACCTGTTCGACTCGCCCGCCGACGGCGAGACCACGGGGCTACTGCAGCAACTTCAGGACGACATCCTCGAACTGCGGCCACCCCAGGAGACCCGCGACACCTGGCCAGCGGTGGACCCGGCCCTTGATCGCAGCCTGCGCTTCCACGTCGCCCACAGCGCCCTGCGCGAGGTGGAGATCCTCCACGACCAGCTACTGGCCGCCTTCGACGCCGACCCCACGCTGCGCCCGCGCGACGTGCTGGTGATGGTGCCGGACATCGACACCTACGCCGCCGCTGTACAAGCGGTATTCGGCCGGCTACCCCAGGACGACCCGCGCCACATTCCCTTTACGCTCTCCGACCAGACCAGCCGCCACCGCCAGCCGCTGCTGGTGGCGCTGGAGGCGCTGCTGCACCTGCCGGAATCGCGGCTCACGGTGAGTGACCTGCTCGACCTGCTGGAAGTCCCCGCCCTGCGCGGGCGCTTCGGACTGACCGCCGACGACCTGCCGGTGCTGCGCCGCTGGATCGAGGGCGCCGGCATCCGCTGGGGGCTCAACGCCGAGCAGCGCGCCCGGCTCGACCTGCCAGGCGGTCTTACCGCCAACACCTGGGCCTTTGGCCTGCGTCGCCTGATGCTAGGCTACGCGGTGGGCCAAAGTACGGACAACGAAAGCGCCGGCGGTCCCTGGCACGACATCGAGCCCTATGGCGACATCGGCGGCCTGGAGGCCGCGCTGGCCGGCCCACTGATGGACCTGCTCGACGCCCTCGAGGCCCAGTGGCGCGCGCTCAGCGAGCCCGCCGACGTAGCCACCTGGTGCCGCCGCCTGCGCGGCTTGCTGAGCGATTGCTTCGCCGCCGAGGACGAGGCCGACCTTGCTACCCTCAACCGCCTGGGCGAACTGCTGGAAGACTGGCAGGAGACCACAGAGGACGCTGGCCTTACCGAAGCCCTACCGCTCTCGGTGGTACGCGAGCACTGGCTTGGCCAGCTCGACGAAGCCAACCTCTCCCAGCGCTTCCTGGCCGGCGCGGTGAACGTCGCCACCCTGATGCCGATGCGCGCCATCCCGTTCCGCCACGTCTGCCTGCTGGGCATGAACGACGGCGAGTACCCGCGGGTACAGCGCCCGCTGGATATTGACCTGATGGGGCACGACTACCGCCCTGGCGACCGCTCGCGCCGCGAGGACGACCGCTACCTGTTCCTCGAGGCGCTGCTCTCGGCCCGCGACAGCCTGATGATCAGTTGGGTCGGCCGCAGTATCCACGACAACGAGCCGTGCCCACCCTCGGTACTGCTCGGCCAGCTGCGCGACCACCTCGCCGCTGGCTGGAAACTGGCCGGCGCAGAAGAAGGCGACGCCACCGGCCAGGCCCTCGTCGACGCCCTGACCACCGAGCATCCGCTGCAGCCGTTTAGCAGACACTACTTTACGGGCGAGCGAGGCCTGTATACCTATGCTCATGAATGGCGAGCGATCCATGCCGGCCATTCATCTCCCGAAACCGCCGTCGACGGCGAGCTGCCGCCGATGGAGATCGACACGGCACTGCCACTGGCGCGCCTCAGTGGCTTTCTCAAGGACCCGGTGAAGGCCTTCTTCACCACCCGGCTCGGCGTCTACCTCGAGCGCGAGGCGCTGGAAAGCCCGGACCACGAGCCCTTCGCCCTGGACGGCCTGGACCACTGGCAGCTCCAGCAGGCGCTGATCGAGGCCGGGCGCCGCGCCGTCGATGCGTCCGAACCGCCAACGCCCGCCATTCACGACACTCTGGAGCGCCTGGAGCGCGAGGGGCGCCTGGCCATGGGCGGCTTCGCCGAGCTAATGCGCGAACAGCTAGTCGAGCCGCTGGACAAGGTGCTTGGCGACTACGCCGACCAACTCGAGGCCTGGCCCTACGCCTGGGAGACCCCGGCGGCGGTCTCGCTGACGCTTGATACGGGCGAGGACCCACTGTCGACTGATCCGCTGCGGGTGGAGGACTGGCTGGACGGCCTGCGCGAGAACGCAGACGGCGAACGCTGCCGCCTGGTGCTGATGACCAGCAGCCTGGTCAACAAGGGCAAATACAACTGGAAGCACTGGCTGGCCCCCTGGGTCGCCCACTTGGCCGGCCAACTCGCCCTGGGCCCCATGACCACGGTGCTGCTCTCCCGGGCCGGCGGCGGCACCCTGGCGCCTCTGGACGCCGGCACCGCCCGCAAGCATTTAGAGGCCGTCGCCCGCGCCTGGCGCGCCGGCATGACCGCCCCGCTGCCGCTGGCCCGGGACACCGCCTTCGCCTGGCACGAGAAGGGGGGCGACGAGAACGCCCTGGCCCGCGTCTTCGGTGGCGATGAGAAGAAAGCAGAGGAAGCCGACTTCAAGGCCTGGAAGGCCGCCGTTCAGGTGTTCGAGGGCAACGACTACACGCCCGGTGAGCGCGACCGCGACCCGTATCTGGCCCGCCAGTGGCGCGACCTCGCAAGCCTAGTACGCCATCAGACCTCCGGGCAGCACTTCACCGAGCTGACGAATGCGCTCTACGCGCCGCTGCACGATGCCGTGAAGGCAAAGGGCAGCGGCGATAAAAAGAACGAAAAGAACGGCAGCAAGGGCCAGGGAGGCAAGGCATGA
- a CDS encoding UvrD-helicase domain-containing protein, producing MTMTEAMQAAETPRLDPVALPLTGSRLIEASAGTGKTFTIALLYLRLVLGPRNEDDAASFPRPLTPPEILVVTFTNAATQELRDRIRARLVEAAEAFQQAANPEGEAPKADHGGGPMPGMASVAPKDGSIAPPRWSAGESASSDEGLTGDLFAEPAVDNVAPADEVSGGVPLSNEKPSGDPLLALRDSYPRESWPTCARRLRLAAEWMDEAAVSTIHAWCHRMLREHAFDSGSLFALEMSLDQSEMDLEIARDYWRSFYYDLDPEALQLIARYWTTPDTLNDTAGRLRTHAAALPVAPPPFEALANYREQRAAALAELKAPWPAWLDELEALLEAAAKRKAFNGQKLNARSRANWLAALRDWANDPELAKPALTDAAWKRLTPEGIAEIWKEDPVPNLPALEALEALPDQLAELPDPFADLLAHAVHWMAARRETVQRRRAELGPDDLLHRLDAAFAGEAGKTLAARIREQFPVALVDEFQDTDPVQYRLFDRVYRLAENRGGVDDSEKSPSAASGAENSAASGADKSAASGADKSAASGADKSAVLLIGDPKQAIYAFRGADIHTYLQARRDTAGRHVTLGTNFRSATPMVEAVNRVFEHAEQSEAGAFLFRRGDDNPVPFAPVDANGRKDALVRLGAPQPALTLWHLDAEDALSKSAYLHELAGRCATEMASLLREGQAGQTGFVQTNTKQDGALKPLAPSDLAVLVNNAGEARAIRGALLARGIRSVYLSDKEGVFETEAAAELEMWLAACAAPDDERSLRAALATPSLGLSLAELDALNGGPQQDELAWEARVMQFRDYHRQWQRRGVLPMLHRLLADFAVPGRLLAVPEGERRLTDLLHLGELLQEASTEIDGEHALLRFLAESRAHPQAQSDTHRLRLESDADLVQVVTIHKSKGLEYPLVFLPFIAAFRPVKAGDLPLRWHDDDGNLRLTLSADEATLARADHERLGEDLRKLYVALTRARHATWLGLAPLEAMERSAVGHLIAGGQALSPDKLRPALEALADEHAGDGAQRVTVQDAPEADATPVELASDDTPLGEARAPTRTIREHWWIASYSALRTGATPDEDNTEASAEAEPSPEPTTADEATAMEVIHEPFDANAATVSEGSLHRFPRGPSAGTFLHGLLEWAGEEGFAKIAEDAELRTDTLARRANRRGWEGQIAALEQWLPELLTTPLPVPDSGDGEAAPLRLDALDGATDYRVELEFWFAAHKVNTRKLDALVSAHTLDGRPRPALEPDTLNGMLKGFIDLVVEHEGRFYVLDWKSNHLGADDAAYTETAMADAVLEKRYDVQYCLYLLALHRLLKARLPDYDIERHLGGALYVFLRGTRAPSRGVHAERPPSELILALDALFSAEEATA from the coding sequence ATGACGATGACGGAAGCCATGCAAGCGGCCGAGACGCCACGCCTCGACCCGGTCGCCCTGCCGCTTACCGGCAGCCGGCTGATCGAGGCCAGCGCCGGCACCGGCAAGACCTTCACCATTGCCCTGCTCTACCTGCGCCTGGTGCTCGGCCCGCGGAACGAAGACGACGCGGCCAGCTTCCCGCGGCCGCTGACGCCGCCGGAGATCCTGGTGGTCACCTTCACCAATGCCGCCACCCAGGAGCTGCGCGACCGCATCCGCGCCCGGCTAGTGGAAGCGGCTGAGGCGTTTCAACAAGCGGCCAACCCAGAAGGCGAAGCGCCGAAGGCAGACCATGGCGGAGGTCCGATGCCAGGGATGGCATCGGTAGCGCCCAAGGACGGGTCTATAGCGCCTCCGCGCTGGTCTGCCGGCGAATCAGCTTCGTCGGACGAAGGACTGACAGGTGATCTCTTCGCCGAACCGGCTGTGGATAACGTAGCGCCCGCAGACGAAGTGTCGGGCGGCGTTCCATTGAGCAATGAGAAGCCGAGCGGCGATCCTCTGCTCGCCCTGCGCGACAGCTACCCCCGCGAGAGCTGGCCGACCTGCGCCCGCCGCCTACGACTGGCCGCCGAATGGATGGACGAAGCCGCCGTCTCCACCATTCACGCCTGGTGCCACCGCATGCTGCGCGAGCACGCCTTCGACAGCGGCAGCCTGTTCGCCCTGGAGATGTCGCTGGATCAGTCGGAGATGGACCTGGAGATCGCCCGGGACTACTGGCGCAGCTTCTACTACGACCTCGACCCCGAAGCGCTGCAGCTCATCGCCCGCTACTGGACCACGCCGGACACCCTTAACGACACCGCCGGCCGGCTGCGCACCCACGCCGCCGCCCTGCCCGTGGCACCGCCGCCCTTCGAGGCGCTGGCCAACTACCGTGAGCAGCGCGCCGCGGCGCTGGCCGAGCTCAAGGCGCCGTGGCCGGCCTGGCTCGACGAGTTAGAAGCGCTTCTTGAGGCCGCCGCCAAGCGCAAGGCGTTCAACGGCCAGAAGCTCAACGCCCGAAGCCGCGCCAACTGGCTCGCCGCCCTGCGCGACTGGGCGAATGACCCCGAACTGGCCAAGCCGGCACTGACCGACGCCGCCTGGAAACGGCTGACGCCCGAAGGCATCGCCGAGATCTGGAAGGAAGATCCCGTCCCCAACCTGCCGGCGCTGGAGGCCCTGGAAGCGCTGCCGGATCAGCTCGCCGAGCTGCCCGACCCATTCGCCGACCTGCTCGCCCACGCCGTTCACTGGATGGCCGCCCGCCGCGAGACCGTGCAGCGCCGCCGCGCCGAGCTCGGCCCCGACGACCTGCTGCACCGGCTGGACGCCGCCTTCGCAGGCGAGGCCGGCAAGACCCTGGCCGCCCGCATCCGCGAGCAGTTCCCGGTAGCATTGGTCGACGAGTTCCAGGACACCGACCCGGTGCAGTACCGGCTGTTCGACCGGGTCTACCGGCTGGCCGAGAACCGCGGCGGCGTTGATGACAGTGAAAAGAGCCCCAGCGCAGCTTCGGGCGCTGAAAATAGCGCGGCTTCGGGCGCTGACAAGAGCGCGGCTTCGGGCGCTGACAAGAGCGCAGCTTCGGGCGCTGACAAGAGCGCCGTGCTGCTGATCGGCGACCCCAAGCAGGCGATCTACGCCTTTCGCGGCGCCGATATCCATACCTACCTTCAGGCCCGGCGCGACACCGCCGGCCGCCACGTCACCCTGGGCACCAACTTCCGCTCCGCCACGCCGATGGTCGAGGCGGTCAACCGGGTGTTCGAACATGCCGAGCAGAGCGAAGCCGGCGCCTTCCTCTTCCGCCGCGGCGATGACAATCCGGTGCCTTTTGCACCAGTGGACGCGAACGGTCGCAAGGATGCCCTGGTTCGCCTCGGCGCGCCCCAACCCGCGCTGACGCTTTGGCACCTGGACGCTGAAGACGCCTTGTCGAAATCGGCCTACCTCCACGAGCTGGCCGGACGCTGCGCCACCGAGATGGCCAGTCTCCTACGCGAGGGCCAGGCCGGGCAGACGGGCTTTGTGCAGACGAACACCAAGCAAGACGGAGCGCTTAAGCCGCTGGCGCCGTCGGATCTGGCCGTGTTGGTCAACAACGCCGGCGAGGCCCGCGCCATCCGGGGCGCCCTGCTGGCCCGGGGCATCCGCAGCGTCTACCTCTCCGACAAGGAAGGCGTATTCGAGACCGAGGCCGCCGCCGAGCTGGAGATGTGGCTAGCCGCCTGCGCCGCGCCGGACGACGAACGCTCCCTGCGTGCCGCGCTCGCCACGCCGAGCCTGGGGCTGTCGCTTGCCGAGCTCGACGCCCTGAACGGCGGCCCCCAGCAGGACGAGCTGGCCTGGGAGGCGCGGGTAATGCAGTTTCGCGACTACCACCGCCAGTGGCAGCGCCGTGGCGTGCTGCCCATGCTGCATCGGCTGCTGGCCGACTTCGCGGTGCCCGGCCGGCTGCTTGCAGTGCCCGAGGGCGAGCGACGGCTCACTGACCTCTTGCACCTCGGCGAATTGCTCCAGGAGGCCAGTACCGAGATCGACGGCGAGCACGCCCTGCTGCGCTTTCTCGCCGAGTCCCGCGCGCATCCACAGGCCCAATCCGACACCCACCGCCTGCGCCTGGAAAGCGACGCAGACCTGGTGCAGGTGGTTACCATCCACAAGTCCAAGGGCCTGGAGTACCCGCTGGTGTTCCTGCCCTTCATCGCCGCCTTCCGCCCGGTAAAGGCCGGCGACTTGCCGCTGCGCTGGCACGACGACGACGGGAACCTGCGCCTGACGTTGTCCGCCGACGAGGCCACCCTCGCCCGCGCCGACCACGAGCGCCTGGGCGAGGATCTGCGCAAGCTCTACGTCGCCCTGACCCGCGCCCGCCACGCCACCTGGCTCGGCCTGGCGCCGCTGGAGGCCATGGAACGCAGCGCCGTCGGCCATCTGATCGCTGGCGGCCAGGCGCTCTCACCCGACAAGCTGCGCCCGGCACTCGAAGCGCTGGCCGACGAGCACGCCGGCGATGGAGCTCAAAGAGTTACGGTGCAGGATGCTCCCGAGGCCGATGCCACGCCGGTGGAACTCGCCAGCGACGACACGCCGCTCGGTGAGGCCCGCGCGCCCACCCGGACGATCCGCGAGCACTGGTGGATCGCCAGCTACTCGGCGCTGCGCACAGGCGCCACCCCGGATGAGGACAATACAGAAGCCAGCGCCGAGGCGGAGCCGTCGCCCGAGCCCACCACCGCCGATGAGGCGACGGCCATGGAGGTGATCCACGAGCCCTTCGATGCCAACGCCGCCACGGTGAGCGAAGGCTCGCTCCACCGCTTCCCCCGCGGGCCCTCTGCAGGCACCTTCCTGCACGGCCTGCTGGAATGGGCCGGCGAGGAAGGCTTTGCCAAGATCGCCGAGGACGCCGAGCTGCGCACCGACACCCTGGCCCGGCGCGCCAACCGTCGCGGCTGGGAAGGCCAGATCGCCGCACTCGAACAGTGGCTGCCGGAGCTTTTGACCACGCCGCTGCCAGTGCCGGATTCAGGCGATGGAGAGGCCGCGCCGCTGCGCCTGGATGCCCTGGACGGCGCTACCGACTACCGCGTCGAGCTGGAATTCTGGTTCGCCGCCCACAAGGTGAATACGCGCAAGCTGGACGCCCTCGTAAGCGCTCACACACTCGACGGGCGTCCACGGCCGGCGCTCGAGCCCGATACGCTGAACGGCATGCTCAAGGGCTTCATCGACCTGGTGGTGGAACATGAAGGGCGCTTCTATGTGCTCGACTGGAAGTCCAACCATCTGGGTGCGGACGATGCCGCCTACACCGAGACGGCGATGGCCGATGCCGTACTCGAGAAGCGCTATGACGTGCAGTACTGCCTCTACCTGCTGGCCCTGCACCGGCTGCTCAAGGCCCGGCTGCCGGACTACGATATCGAACGCCACCTGGGCGGGGCGCTCTACGTCTTCCTGCGCGGCACCCGCGCGCCTTCCCGCGGCGTGCACGCCGAACGCCCGCCAAGCGAGCTGATCCTCGCGCTCGATGCCCTGTTCAGTGCCGAGGAGGCCACCGCATGA
- a CDS encoding methylated-DNA--[protein]-cysteine S-methyltransferase, with the protein MSSAPAASRSLFDQPDALLDKHPDKHLDERDDDRPADQVAESRGDLLDDQALDYYRPPETAALGLVRLRASDKGLTEIVFVGEAEADETPRPNALTDRAHAQLEEYFDGLRQTFDLPLAPKGTDFQQRVWQALSTIPFGETRCYAEIAEQLNRRGGQRAVGRANGQNPLAIVVPCHRVIGSDGRLTGYAGGIGRKQWLLAHEAGEIPFDLG; encoded by the coding sequence ATGTCCTCTGCCCCCGCTGCCTCCCGCTCGCTTTTTGATCAACCGGATGCCCTTCTGGATAAGCATCCGGATAAGCACCTTGATGAGCGTGACGATGACCGTCCTGCCGACCAGGTCGCCGAATCCCGGGGCGATCTGCTCGACGATCAGGCCCTCGACTACTATCGGCCGCCGGAAACCGCCGCGCTGGGCCTGGTCCGCCTGCGCGCCAGCGATAAGGGTCTCACCGAAATCGTCTTCGTCGGCGAGGCGGAGGCCGATGAAACGCCCCGTCCCAACGCCCTGACCGACCGCGCCCACGCCCAGCTCGAGGAATACTTCGACGGCCTGCGCCAGACCTTCGACCTGCCGTTGGCGCCCAAGGGCACCGACTTCCAGCAGCGGGTCTGGCAGGCGCTTTCCACCATTCCCTTCGGCGAGACCCGCTGCTACGCCGAGATCGCCGAGCAGCTTAACCGTCGTGGCGGCCAGCGCGCAGTGGGCCGCGCCAACGGCCAGAATCCGCTGGCCATCGTGGTGCCCTGCCATCGAGTGATCGGCAGCGACGGACGCCTGACCGGCTACGCCGGCGGCATCGGCCGCAAGCAGTGGTTGCTCGCCCATGAGGCCGGCGAAATTCCCTTCGACTTGGGGTGA